Proteins encoded together in one Dermacentor variabilis isolate Ectoservices chromosome 2, ASM5094787v1, whole genome shotgun sequence window:
- the LOC142572639 gene encoding lopap-like isoform X1 — translation MEAHGLLPAHRDEARVHNARAREHRDAPDNRVQRSAATSAPSTDARVDPRRLSPTDVALRYAVLASASVNHTRGCAGIQNRRVSPYRERGRCFSMARPRGGAVFWLAVLLEATAVRAMVMPGLCPTLKEKDDFDLHRFMGTWFEVLRTPFIIEYMVKCVRFHCLDKGEENSVGLKVLGERTPVAAVFTSGDRGDSLSIDGEILTRDANSPYGIRLKGASFQYASPMIVLDTDYDSYAVLWACENNIISGIVRRENIWVLSRAPTLNTTMQNLIMDHLKKQTYSTYFLMPTEQKTCKGHPVQKDAAAKGSSRK, via the exons ATGGAAGCGCACGGACTGTTGCCTGCGCACCGGGACGAAGCGCGCGTGCACAATGCGCGAGCCCGGGAGCATCGGGACGCGCCCGATAACCGCGTCCAGCGGAGCGCTGCGACCAGCGCGCCTAGCACGGATGCGAGAGTTGATCCGCGACGGTTGAGCCCCACAGACGTGGCCTTGCGTTACGCGGTTCTTGCATCTGCCTCGGTGAACCACACACGCGGCTGCGCCGGCATCCAGAATCGTCGAGTGTCCCCATACCGAGAGCGTGGGCGCTGTTTCTCAATGGCGCGACCTCGTGGCGGAGCCGTGTTCTGGCTGGCGGTGCTCCTGGAAGCGACGGCTGTCCGTGCCATGGTCATGCCGGGACTTTGCCCGACGCTAAAGGAGAAGGACGACTTTGACCTTCACAGG TTTATGGGCACATGGTTCGAAGTTCTCAGGACGCCGTTCATCATCGAATACATGGTTAAATGTGTGAGATTCCATTGCTTGGACAAAGGCGAAGAAAACAGCGTGGGTCTCAAAGTGCTCGGCGAGAGGACACC tGTTGCCGCAGTGTTTACCAGCGGTGACAG AGGGGACAGCCTGTCCATTGATGGAGAAATACTTACGAGAGACGCCAACAGTCCGTACGGAATAAGGCTGAAAGGAG CCTCCTTCCAGTATGCTTCTCCCATGATAGTCTTGGACACAGACTACGACAGTTACGCCGTACTGTGGGCATGCGAGAACAACATCATCAGCGGCATTGTTCGCAGAG AAAATATTTGGGTTCTCTCAAGGGCACCGACGTTAAATACAACGATGCAAAACTTGATCATGGACCACTTGAAGAAGCAGACCTACAGTACGTACTTTTTGATGCCGACAGAACAAAAGACATGCAAGGGCCATCCTGTACAAAAAGATGCTGCTGCAAAAGGCTcaagcagaaaataa
- the LOC142572639 gene encoding lopap-like isoform X2, which yields MARPRGGAVFWLAVLLEATAVRAMVMPGLCPTLKEKDDFDLHRFMGTWFEVLRTPFIIEYMVKCVRFHCLDKGEENSVGLKVLGERTPVAAVFTSGDRGDSLSIDGEILTRDANSPYGIRLKGASFQYASPMIVLDTDYDSYAVLWACENNIISGIVRRENIWVLSRAPTLNTTMQNLIMDHLKKQTYSTYFLMPTEQKTCKGHPVQKDAAAKGSSRK from the exons ATGGCGCGACCTCGTGGCGGAGCCGTGTTCTGGCTGGCGGTGCTCCTGGAAGCGACGGCTGTCCGTGCCATGGTCATGCCGGGACTTTGCCCGACGCTAAAGGAGAAGGACGACTTTGACCTTCACAGG TTTATGGGCACATGGTTCGAAGTTCTCAGGACGCCGTTCATCATCGAATACATGGTTAAATGTGTGAGATTCCATTGCTTGGACAAAGGCGAAGAAAACAGCGTGGGTCTCAAAGTGCTCGGCGAGAGGACACC tGTTGCCGCAGTGTTTACCAGCGGTGACAG AGGGGACAGCCTGTCCATTGATGGAGAAATACTTACGAGAGACGCCAACAGTCCGTACGGAATAAGGCTGAAAGGAG CCTCCTTCCAGTATGCTTCTCCCATGATAGTCTTGGACACAGACTACGACAGTTACGCCGTACTGTGGGCATGCGAGAACAACATCATCAGCGGCATTGTTCGCAGAG AAAATATTTGGGTTCTCTCAAGGGCACCGACGTTAAATACAACGATGCAAAACTTGATCATGGACCACTTGAAGAAGCAGACCTACAGTACGTACTTTTTGATGCCGACAGAACAAAAGACATGCAAGGGCCATCCTGTACAAAAAGATGCTGCTGCAAAAGGCTcaagcagaaaataa